The Candidatus Thermoplasmatota archaeon genomic sequence ACGTCGCCCACGACGTCGAAGCTCGTGGGAAGCAGGGGCCGCAGCTCCTCGGGCACGCGCGCGAGCTCCTTGTAGCCGGGGCGACGGGTCTGCTCCTCGAAGTCGCCGACGTGGAGCGCGTAACCAAGGAACAGGTCGCGCGTGTCCTCGCGCACGGGCAGGAGGACGTAGCCGGATTCTCGTCGCGGGCGGAGGTCCTGGCGGAGGACGCCCAGCAGGGAGAGGCGCGCGCGCGTCTCCTCGGCCTTCTCGGCCACGACGCGCACGCAGGGTGCGATCACGCGGAGGGCATGGCCGCGGCTTTCTTATAAGACGCGCGCGTCTTCGGGGGCCGTTGGCCGGCGAGCTCGTGTTCGTGGGGTTGGGCCTCTGGGACGCGCGGGACGTGAGCGTGCGCGGCAGGGAGGCGATCGCGCGCGCCGACGAGGTCTTCCTCGAAGGCTACACGAGCTTCTTGGGAGGCGCGGACCGCGCGGCGCTCGAAGCCTTCCACGGCCGGCGGATCGTTCGCCTGGACCGCGAAGCGGTGGAGGACGGTTCCGCGATCCTGGCGGCGGCGCGCGAGCGGAGGGTCGCGTTGCTCGTGGTGGGCGACCCCATGGCGGCCACGACGCACGTGGACCTTCGCATCCGCGCGCAGCGGCGGGGAATCCCGACGCGCGTCGTGCCGGGGGCAAGCATCGTCACGACGGCCGCGGGCCTTCTGGGCCTCCAAAGCTACAAGTTCGGGCGCGCCACGACGGTCCCCTTCACGCGACCGGGTTACGAGCCCGAGAGCCCCTACGAGGTCGTGGCGGCCAACCGGTCGCGCGGCCTGCACACGCTCGTGCTCCTCGACATCGAGGCCAGGGAAGGCCGTTTCCTCCGCGCCGACGAGGCGTTGCGGTTCCTTCTCTCCGTGGAGGCTCGTCGCAAGGAGCAGGCGCTGTCGCCGGAAGGAACCGTGTGCGTCGTCGCGCGGGCCGGGAGCGACGACCCGGGACTCTTTGCCGGGCCGGCGGCGTCGCTTGCCCACATGGACTTTGGACCGCCGCTGCATGCGATCGTCGTTCCCGGGGCGCTCCACGAGCTGGAGGCGGAAGCCTTGCGCGTCCTGTGCCGATGGCCGGATGGGTCGAAGGCCGGCCCCTAGAACCACGAAGAGCGATCGCGCACGACGGGCCGCCAGGGCGACTCGGCCAC encodes the following:
- the dph5 gene encoding diphthine synthase, giving the protein MAGELVFVGLGLWDARDVSVRGREAIARADEVFLEGYTSFLGGADRAALEAFHGRRIVRLDREAVEDGSAILAAARERRVALLVVGDPMAATTHVDLRIRAQRRGIPTRVVPGASIVTTAAGLLGLQSYKFGRATTVPFTRPGYEPESPYEVVAANRSRGLHTLVLLDIEAREGRFLRADEALRFLLSVEARRKEQALSPEGTVCVVARAGSDDPGLFAGPAASLAHMDFGPPLHAIVVPGALHELEAEALRVLCRWPDGSKAGP